The following coding sequences are from one Salinicoccus sp. Bachu38 window:
- a CDS encoding D-serine ammonia-lyase, with protein sequence MKNPLTEKHPLIEQMADSRAVFWRNDHYSAFQPNPSGALLKKEDIMEADRRLRRFAPFIEAAFPETEAQSGIIESPLVQADDMKEYLGTRYGVAIDGTLHIKSDDSLTVSGSVKARGGIYEVLKYAEDLALEHGMIDSDDDYGQFDTEKFRHFFSDYTIICGSTGNLGLSIGIIGAALGFKVVIHMSSDAKQWKKDMLGRNGVMVVEHEDDYSKAVEKGREEALADDKSYFVDDEDSEPLFLGYAVAALRLERQLEKKGIRVDASHPLYVYLPCGVGSAPGGISFGLKHVFGDAVHPVFAEPVHSPCMLLGLMTGMHDGVSVRDIGLDNRTVADGLAVGRPSKFAGKLLADDIHSLYTVQDDEMYTLLAACYDREHMKIEPSAAAGLPGPAILHRNIDRSEIRSATHIIWSTGGSMVPDEEWQEDYRKGKG encoded by the coding sequence ATGAAGAATCCATTGACTGAAAAACATCCACTTATCGAACAGATGGCTGACAGCAGGGCGGTGTTCTGGCGAAACGACCACTATTCGGCATTCCAGCCGAATCCGTCCGGAGCTCTCCTGAAGAAGGAGGATATCATGGAAGCGGACAGGCGGCTGAGGCGTTTTGCACCGTTTATAGAAGCGGCTTTCCCGGAGACGGAAGCGCAGAGCGGCATCATCGAGTCGCCATTGGTCCAAGCAGATGACATGAAGGAATACCTTGGTACAAGATATGGGGTGGCCATCGATGGAACGCTCCATATCAAATCGGATGACAGCCTTACCGTATCGGGTTCCGTCAAGGCACGCGGCGGCATATATGAAGTTCTGAAATATGCCGAAGATCTCGCTTTGGAACATGGAATGATCGATTCCGATGATGACTATGGACAGTTTGATACGGAGAAGTTTCGGCATTTCTTTTCAGACTATACCATCATATGCGGATCGACCGGCAATCTCGGCCTCTCCATCGGCATCATCGGTGCCGCTCTCGGATTCAAAGTCGTCATCCATATGTCGAGTGATGCCAAACAGTGGAAGAAGGATATGCTGGGGCGCAATGGTGTCATGGTGGTCGAGCATGAGGACGACTACAGCAAAGCAGTGGAAAAGGGCAGGGAAGAGGCCCTTGCAGATGACAAAAGCTATTTTGTCGACGATGAAGATTCGGAACCGCTCTTTCTCGGCTATGCAGTGGCTGCATTGCGTCTTGAAAGACAGCTCGAGAAGAAGGGGATCCGGGTGGATGCGTCACATCCGCTGTATGTGTATCTCCCGTGCGGGGTCGGAAGCGCGCCCGGCGGCATCAGCTTCGGCCTGAAGCATGTATTCGGTGATGCGGTCCATCCGGTATTCGCTGAACCGGTGCACTCCCCATGCATGCTGCTTGGACTCATGACGGGGATGCATGATGGCGTGTCGGTCCGGGATATCGGCCTCGACAACAGGACGGTTGCGGACGGTCTGGCAGTGGGCAGACCATCAAAGTTTGCAGGAAAGCTGCTCGCTGATGATATCCACTCGCTCTATACGGTCCAGGACGATGAAATGTACACGCTTCTGGCTGCATGCTATGACCGGGAGCATATGAAGATCGAACCTTCCGCAGCAGCCGGCCTGCCGGGTCCTGCCATCCTCCACCGGAATATTGACCGGTCTGAAATCCGGAGTGCCACACATATCATCTGGAGCACGGGCGGTAGCATGGTGCCGGATGAAGAATGGCAGGAAGACTACCGGAAGGGGAAGGGCTAG
- the trmL gene encoding tRNA (uridine(34)/cytosine(34)/5-carboxymethylaminomethyluridine(34)-2'-O)-methyltransferase TrmL, which produces MANHIVLYQPEIPANTGNIGRTCAATNTTLHLIRPLGFSTDDKMLKRAGLDYWPHINVVYHDSVEDFFEATEGSYYLLTKFAEKSYAEMDFSSREAEHYFIFGRETSGLPDWMKEKYRDTLLKVPMSGKVRSLNLANTAAILIYEALKQQDFPQLH; this is translated from the coding sequence ATGGCAAATCATATTGTTCTATATCAACCAGAAATACCGGCAAACACGGGGAATATCGGCCGCACGTGTGCGGCCACGAACACCACACTCCATCTGATCAGGCCGCTCGGTTTCTCCACCGACGACAAGATGCTGAAACGTGCAGGCCTCGACTACTGGCCCCACATCAACGTCGTCTATCATGACTCTGTGGAGGATTTTTTCGAAGCAACGGAAGGCAGCTACTACCTGCTCACAAAATTCGCCGAAAAGTCATACGCAGAGATGGATTTCAGCAGCCGGGAAGCGGAGCATTATTTCATTTTCGGCAGGGAGACTTCCGGACTTCCGGACTGGATGAAGGAGAAGTACCGCGATACGCTCCTGAAGGTGCCTATGAGCGGCAAAGTGAGATCCCTCAATCTGGCCAACACTGCTGCCATACTGATATACGAAGCACTGAAACAGCAGGACTTTCCACAATTACATTAG
- a CDS encoding HD domain-containing protein — protein sequence MDHHSIIEDAKAQVYDFHSSDSTGHDYWHVMRVYNNARMIQSQEGGDRFIIEVAALFHDMIDYKLTDDEHAQLDGIKAFLSRRGVGADVIERITHAMQAVSFKGGNNTVAVESVEDAIVQDADRLDALGAVGIARTFIYGGNKRHELYHPDRAAREDLTFEQYSQEDNTMINHFYEKLLRLKNLMHTDTARSVAEERHRFMEMYLEQFYQEWEGKR from the coding sequence ATGGACCACCACAGCATCATCGAAGATGCAAAAGCACAGGTGTACGATTTTCACAGTTCGGACAGCACGGGACATGACTACTGGCATGTCATGCGTGTGTACAATAACGCCCGCATGATACAGTCACAGGAGGGTGGAGACCGCTTCATCATAGAAGTGGCAGCTCTTTTCCACGACATGATCGACTACAAGCTGACTGATGATGAACACGCACAGCTTGATGGAATAAAGGCATTCCTGAGCAGGCGGGGAGTCGGGGCAGACGTGATCGAGCGGATCACTCACGCCATGCAGGCGGTCTCCTTCAAGGGTGGGAACAATACTGTTGCAGTAGAGTCGGTGGAGGATGCAATCGTCCAGGACGCCGACCGCCTCGATGCACTCGGGGCAGTCGGCATTGCGCGGACTTTCATATACGGTGGCAACAAGCGGCATGAACTCTACCATCCGGACAGGGCAGCGCGCGAGGATCTGACATTTGAACAGTACAGCCAGGAAGACAATACGATGATCAACCATTTCTATGAAAAACTGCTCAGGCTGAAGAATCTGATGCACACGGATACTGCAAGAAGCGTGGCGGAAGAGCGCCACCGCTTCATGGAAATGTATCTGGAGCAGTTCTACCAGGAATGGGAAGGCAAGCGATGA
- the ppx gene encoding exopolyphosphatase: protein MKRIGLVDIGSNTVRLVLFEYNEETGLKELQNIKTPARLARYLDEDNVMAEEGINSLLSILGSFQQISEKYDVKEIYPVATAAIRQSVNVEEILERTKSEVGMDIKVITGKEEAYYGYHAVVHTISNMDAVTIDIGGGSTELTFFENKELIHSVSLPFGVVTLKSMFFEGKEHNDEEALEATEKYVKEQLKSVKWLAKRKVPILAIGGSARNIARIHQSSVNYPIAGVHGYSMDRNDLQDVYDLLEGTKGDDLDDIDGLSKDRSDIILPSAIVFKSLYDLVRAEEFKFSRQGLREGMAMSIISKDYPAAFNKYHIFRDSLMELANDFHILRSEGEKRQEIAERIYHELARFDFIKTGKHEKYLMKNAAHIFYLGSFIDRDATSQHTYYLISNSNINGIVHEDRVRLALMASFKNKTLLKFYAEESGWFDSSDLETLLTLGSILKFANALNVSSTGIVQDLYLEEDGDDMVMTVKYKGDPIAEEYQAIRQKKHIEKIMDKDLEIRFVEA from the coding sequence ATGAAAAGAATCGGACTTGTGGATATCGGTTCCAACACCGTACGTCTTGTACTTTTCGAATACAATGAAGAAACCGGACTGAAGGAATTGCAGAACATCAAGACCCCTGCCAGGCTGGCCAGATACCTGGATGAAGATAACGTGATGGCCGAGGAGGGGATCAACAGTCTCCTGTCGATCCTGGGCAGTTTCCAACAGATCAGCGAGAAATATGATGTGAAGGAAATCTACCCCGTTGCAACAGCCGCAATCAGACAATCCGTCAACGTCGAGGAGATTCTGGAACGGACGAAATCCGAAGTGGGCATGGATATCAAAGTCATTACAGGCAAGGAAGAGGCCTATTATGGATATCATGCCGTGGTTCATACGATCAGCAACATGGACGCGGTAACGATCGATATAGGTGGGGGAAGTACCGAGCTCACCTTCTTTGAGAACAAGGAGCTCATCCATTCCGTCAGCCTGCCCTTCGGGGTCGTCACACTGAAGTCCATGTTCTTCGAGGGCAAGGAGCATAACGATGAAGAGGCGCTCGAGGCGACTGAGAAATATGTCAAAGAGCAGCTGAAGTCGGTCAAATGGCTGGCCAAAAGGAAAGTGCCCATCCTTGCCATCGGGGGCAGTGCGCGTAATATTGCACGCATCCACCAGTCTTCCGTCAACTATCCGATTGCAGGGGTCCATGGGTACTCCATGGACCGCAACGACCTGCAGGATGTCTACGATCTTCTGGAAGGTACAAAAGGCGATGACCTTGACGATATCGACGGCCTCAGCAAGGATAGGAGCGACATCATCCTGCCGAGTGCCATCGTCTTCAAGTCGCTATATGACCTGGTCAGAGCGGAGGAGTTCAAATTCAGCCGCCAGGGCCTGCGCGAGGGCATGGCCATGTCGATCATATCGAAGGATTATCCGGCCGCCTTCAACAAATATCATATATTCAGGGATTCGCTGATGGAATTGGCGAATGATTTCCATATCCTGAGAAGCGAAGGTGAAAAACGGCAGGAGATTGCAGAGCGCATCTACCATGAACTTGCACGGTTCGATTTCATAAAAACCGGCAAGCATGAGAAGTATTTGATGAAGAATGCGGCACATATCTTCTACCTTGGATCGTTCATCGATCGCGATGCCACAAGCCAGCATACCTATTATCTGATATCCAACAGCAACATCAACGGCATCGTACATGAGGACAGGGTGCGGCTCGCCCTGATGGCGAGTTTCAAGAACAAGACGCTGCTCAAGTTCTATGCCGAGGAGTCGGGATGGTTCGACAGCAGCGATCTCGAGACGCTGTTGACGCTCGGGAGCATATTGAAGTTTGCTAATGCGCTCAATGTATCCAGTACTGGCATCGTCCAGGATCTCTATCTGGAAGAGGATGGGGATGACATGGTCATGACAGTCAAATACAAAGGCGATCCGATCGCCGAGGAATATCAGGCGATCCGGCAGAAGAAACATATAGAAAAAATTATGGATAAAGATCTGGAGATCAGATTCGTTGAAGCATAA
- a CDS encoding SAS053 family DNA gyrase inhibitor yields the protein MKKDKDIDYRNDIEPDENEMTEDMEDVKALGKEMEQLSQNEDYPIDSSDDESHGVDPEDDENNE from the coding sequence ATGAAAAAGGACAAGGATATCGACTATAGGAATGATATCGAACCGGACGAAAACGAGATGACGGAAGACATGGAAGATGTGAAGGCGCTGGGGAAGGAAATGGAACAGCTTTCCCAAAATGAGGACTATCCGATCGATTCTTCTGATGATGAATCACATGGTGTGGATCCGGAAGACGACGAAAATAATGAATAA
- the queG gene encoding tRNA epoxyqueuosine(34) reductase QueG gives MERSEFKKKVIDYAHSIGIDQIGFTHAEPFTEFREKLIDYHRRGYASGFEKGAVDERTEPHLSLDSARSIISIAVGYPNRLPDAPKSRKGERRGMFARASWGVDYHTLLNRRLDKLEHYIKSLDPSIECRSMVDTGVLSDREVARRSGLGYIGKNGFVINPELGTYSYLGEMITSYPFPPDEELIDSCGDCNLCVDRCPTGALVGNGQLDSQKCISFLTQTKGFLPDEYRGKIGNRLYGCDTCQQVCPRNKGINTDHHADIVLEPEILKPELTGLLEISNREFKETYGHLAGVWRGKKPIQRNAIIALAHFREEAAVDTLKRVAENDPRPVIKGTAYWAIGRILGDRALDYISERYKMETDEAVRDEMLKGVQEVA, from the coding sequence ATGGAACGGTCCGAATTCAAGAAAAAAGTGATCGACTATGCCCATTCGATAGGAATAGACCAGATCGGCTTCACCCACGCGGAGCCTTTCACCGAGTTCAGGGAAAAGCTCATCGACTATCACAGGAGGGGATATGCTTCGGGATTTGAGAAGGGGGCGGTGGATGAACGCACCGAACCCCATCTCTCGCTCGACTCGGCCAGAAGCATCATCTCCATTGCGGTGGGCTATCCGAACCGGCTTCCGGATGCCCCCAAGAGCAGAAAGGGCGAACGGCGCGGAATGTTCGCCCGGGCTTCATGGGGCGTCGACTACCATACATTGCTGAACAGAAGGCTCGACAAGCTGGAACACTATATAAAGTCGCTGGACCCTTCCATCGAGTGCAGGTCCATGGTGGATACGGGTGTCCTCAGTGACCGTGAAGTGGCAAGACGCAGCGGTCTCGGCTATATCGGCAAGAACGGCTTTGTAATCAACCCGGAACTCGGGACGTACTCCTATTTGGGCGAAATGATCACGAGCTACCCCTTCCCGCCGGATGAAGAACTGATCGATTCCTGCGGCGACTGCAACCTGTGCGTCGACCGGTGCCCGACGGGTGCACTTGTGGGGAACGGCCAGCTGGATTCACAGAAGTGCATTTCCTTCCTGACCCAGACGAAGGGGTTCCTGCCGGATGAATACCGCGGCAAGATCGGCAACCGGCTGTATGGCTGCGACACATGCCAGCAGGTCTGCCCGAGGAACAAGGGCATCAATACCGACCATCATGCGGACATTGTACTCGAGCCTGAAATATTGAAACCGGAACTGACCGGTCTGCTTGAAATATCCAATAGGGAGTTCAAGGAGACATACGGCCATCTGGCAGGTGTCTGGCGCGGGAAGAAGCCCATCCAGCGCAATGCCATCATCGCACTTGCCCATTTCAGGGAGGAAGCGGCAGTGGATACACTGAAGCGTGTGGCGGAGAACGATCCGCGTCCGGTCATAAAAGGGACGGCCTATTGGGCCATCGGACGGATCCTCGGGGATCGCGCGCTTGATTATATAAGTGAAAGATATAAAATGGAGACAGACGAAGCAGTCAGGGATGAAATGCTGAAAGGTGTCCAGGAAGTCGCCTAG
- the nfsA gene encoding oxygen-insensitive NADPH nitroreductase has protein sequence MNQVIDLLKSHRSIRKFKDERLDEDTIRELVTAAQAASTSSYVQAYSILGVTDSGKKAALREISTQPYVEHNGHLFVFLIDYNRHVELSKEKGTPIAHDKTEQLIVGTVDATLAAQNLAVAAESMGLGMCYIGSLRNDMARVIEILELPKGVVPLFGMVVGKPDHEGSQKERLPFEAVYHENSYTPVAEVKDVIDSYDARISAYYKERSGGERDDSWSDQVIGMLGKKQRLDVDQVVKGQGFLGQ, from the coding sequence ATGAACCAAGTGATCGATCTATTGAAAAGTCATCGCTCCATCCGCAAGTTCAAGGATGAGCGGCTCGATGAAGATACAATCCGGGAACTCGTCACCGCTGCCCAGGCGGCGAGCACTTCAAGCTATGTACAGGCCTACAGCATTCTCGGTGTCACGGATTCCGGGAAGAAGGCGGCACTCAGGGAGATAAGCACCCAGCCGTATGTGGAGCATAACGGTCATCTGTTCGTGTTCCTGATAGACTATAACCGCCACGTCGAACTGTCGAAGGAGAAGGGGACGCCGATCGCCCATGACAAGACCGAACAGCTCATCGTGGGTACGGTGGATGCGACACTGGCTGCCCAGAACCTCGCGGTGGCGGCCGAGAGCATGGGCCTCGGCATGTGCTATATCGGCTCATTGAGGAATGATATGGCACGCGTGATAGAGATTCTGGAGCTGCCAAAAGGTGTCGTTCCACTGTTCGGCATGGTGGTCGGCAAGCCCGACCATGAAGGCAGCCAGAAGGAAAGGTTGCCATTCGAAGCGGTCTACCATGAGAACAGCTACACGCCGGTTGCAGAAGTGAAGGATGTGATCGACAGCTATGATGCACGGATCAGCGCATACTATAAGGAGCGTTCCGGTGGAGAACGGGATGATTCCTGGAGCGACCAGGTCATCGGCATGCTCGGAAAGAAGCAGCGCCTTGATGTGGACCAGGTGGTGAAGGGACAGGGGTTCCTCGGCCAATAA
- the fumC gene encoding class II fumarate hydratase: MSYRIEKDTIGEIKVPGDKYWAAQTERSRQNFPVGKEKMPIEVIVAFAHLKKAAAVSNHDLGKLSEAKREAIVHACDRIIARELDEHFPLVVWQTGSGTQSNMNVNEVVSYVANEYLEEKGSDEKVHPNDDVNKSQSSNDTYPTAMHVALYQAVEEQLVPALGVLRSTFADKEAQFENIIKIGRTHLQDATPLTLGQEISGWRYMLEKCETLVNESKQQLKNLAIGGTAVGTGINAHPEFGDRVAKEISNQTGYEFVSSENKFHALTAHDEVVYLHGALKALAADLMKIANDVRWLASGPRAGIAEIEIPANEPGSSIMPGKVNPTQSEMLTMVATQVFGNDAAVGFAASQGNFELNVFKPVILFNTLQSIYLLADGMNTFNDKCAVGIEPIEENIERFLNNSLMLVTALNPHIGYENAAKIAKNAHEKGITLKESAVESGHLTEAQFDEWINPEDMIQSKD; encoded by the coding sequence TTGTCATATAGAATAGAAAAAGATACAATCGGTGAAATTAAAGTTCCTGGTGACAAATACTGGGCTGCACAGACAGAGAGGAGCAGACAGAACTTCCCTGTGGGCAAGGAGAAGATGCCGATTGAAGTCATCGTTGCCTTTGCCCATCTGAAGAAGGCTGCCGCTGTATCCAACCATGATCTCGGCAAGCTTTCAGAGGCCAAGAGGGAAGCGATTGTACATGCCTGCGACAGAATCATCGCGCGTGAGCTCGATGAACATTTCCCGCTTGTTGTCTGGCAGACGGGCAGCGGTACGCAGAGCAATATGAACGTCAACGAAGTGGTCAGCTATGTGGCAAATGAGTACCTGGAAGAAAAGGGAAGCGACGAAAAGGTCCACCCGAACGATGACGTGAACAAATCGCAGAGTTCCAATGACACCTATCCGACAGCGATGCATGTCGCGCTGTACCAGGCAGTCGAGGAGCAGCTTGTGCCGGCACTCGGTGTACTGCGGTCGACATTTGCAGACAAAGAGGCGCAGTTTGAGAACATCATCAAAATTGGACGGACACACCTCCAGGACGCCACACCATTGACACTCGGCCAGGAAATCAGCGGATGGAGATACATGCTGGAGAAGTGTGAAACACTGGTCAACGAATCCAAACAGCAGCTCAAGAACCTCGCAATCGGTGGTACGGCAGTCGGCACAGGAATCAACGCCCATCCTGAGTTCGGTGATCGTGTGGCGAAGGAGATCTCAAATCAGACAGGTTATGAATTCGTCTCCTCCGAAAACAAGTTCCATGCGCTGACGGCACATGATGAAGTGGTCTACCTCCATGGGGCACTCAAGGCACTTGCAGCAGACCTGATGAAGATTGCGAATGACGTCAGATGGCTGGCCTCCGGTCCAAGGGCGGGCATTGCAGAAATCGAGATCCCTGCAAATGAACCGGGTTCTTCCATCATGCCGGGGAAAGTCAATCCGACACAGTCTGAAATGCTCACGATGGTGGCGACCCAGGTGTTCGGGAATGACGCAGCTGTCGGATTTGCAGCCTCACAGGGCAACTTCGAACTGAACGTCTTCAAACCGGTCATCCTTTTCAACACGCTGCAGTCGATCTATCTGTTGGCGGATGGCATGAACACGTTTAATGACAAGTGTGCAGTGGGAATAGAACCAATAGAAGAGAACATTGAACGCTTCCTGAATAATTCATTGATGCTGGTGACTGCACTCAATCCTCATATCGGCTATGAAAATGCAGCCAAAATCGCCAAAAATGCCCATGAAAAAGGGATTACACTCAAGGAATCGGCAGTCGAATCCGGCCATCTCACTGAAGCGCAGTTTGATGAATGGATCAATCCGGAAGATATGATCCAATCCAAAGATTAG
- a CDS encoding DUF6176 family protein: MKVELTKFRVKPNKSDKVEEWMAYIEENMDDALLTLEGEKMYVETIFREQNGEHEYLYWYSVQEDDPEDEEDFNINQKLVDFFDECIDKTFQPLDLDASVVMMPKRIRNAMFTGGQADTHEESID; this comes from the coding sequence GTGAAGGTAGAACTTACGAAATTCAGGGTGAAGCCGAATAAAAGTGACAAAGTGGAGGAATGGATGGCATATATCGAGGAGAACATGGATGATGCACTCCTTACACTGGAGGGCGAGAAGATGTATGTCGAAACAATATTCAGGGAGCAGAACGGAGAGCATGAATATCTCTATTGGTACAGTGTCCAGGAGGATGATCCAGAAGATGAGGAGGACTTCAATATCAACCAGAAGCTGGTGGATTTCTTCGACGAGTGCATTGACAAGACCTTCCAGCCGCTTGATCTTGATGCTTCCGTCGTAATGATGCCAAAGCGTATCAGAAACGCAATGTTCACCGGAGGGCAGGCGGACACACATGAAGAATCCATTGACTGA
- a CDS encoding RNA degradosome polyphosphate kinase, with protein sequence MAYRLNNKEYYNNRELSWLRFNYRVIEEAADSNNPLLEKLKFLAITSSNLDEFFMVRVAGLKDQVKMNYHEPDTKTQMTPEEQLAGISELNRQNSTVQYEYFHRLMDELEAYGIYLKRPYELPEHLQEELEEIFDTEIFPSLTPLGIDAYRPFPKLMNKKINIFINLSNELGDQAAIVQLPTVIRRYYELEDAGRTYIVLAEDIIETHIDKLFRGYRIDRTFPFRITRNADLTIHEEGAADLLIEIERFLKERTKGAAVRLEIDISKDDSINGSFLRNELGLSEQDVYKFHGPLDLTFLFGLTASLADRFPHLTYPPFTPQEPKFLSGKNIYDKALKEDIFFHHPFESFQPIVEFMREAAENPDVLAIKQTLYRVSSDSPIIEALKNAAENGKQVTVLVELKARFDEENNVQWAKELEDAGCHVIYGMHYLKTHSKITLVVKRVGGRLVRYVHLGTGNYNDSTAKLYSDMGIVTTDEDIGNDAINFFNYLSGYSLKPDYEALYVAPFDIRDLFAEYIDKEIELHKVHGRGYIFAKMNSLTDKKIINKLLQASQEGIKVDLVIRGICCLKPGIEGVSDNIRVISIVGRFLEHSRIYYFHHNGEEKMFLSSADMMTRNMIKRVEILFPIKDPAILEEIKSISRLYLMDNIKARVQKSDGTYEYVDNGYEPNSAQIELMRRAERHGREQLVQKENQLLLKVKSRFRRRK encoded by the coding sequence ATGGCATATCGATTGAATAATAAAGAATATTATAACAATCGAGAGTTGAGCTGGCTCAGATTCAATTACAGGGTCATTGAGGAAGCGGCTGATTCCAATAACCCGCTTCTTGAGAAATTGAAGTTTCTGGCGATAACCAGCTCGAATCTCGACGAGTTCTTCATGGTTCGGGTGGCTGGTCTCAAAGACCAGGTGAAGATGAACTATCATGAGCCGGACACGAAGACACAGATGACTCCCGAGGAGCAGCTTGCGGGCATCAGTGAGCTGAATCGGCAGAACAGTACTGTGCAGTATGAGTATTTCCACCGTCTCATGGATGAACTGGAAGCTTATGGTATCTATCTGAAACGGCCATATGAACTTCCGGAGCACCTGCAGGAGGAACTTGAAGAAATATTCGATACGGAAATATTTCCTTCTCTTACCCCTCTTGGGATTGACGCCTATCGTCCATTTCCAAAACTGATGAATAAAAAGATAAACATATTCATAAATCTGTCGAACGAACTCGGCGACCAGGCCGCCATCGTCCAGCTGCCCACCGTCATAAGGCGCTACTATGAGCTTGAAGATGCAGGCAGGACCTATATCGTACTGGCTGAAGACATCATTGAGACGCACATCGACAAACTGTTCAGGGGGTATAGGATCGATCGTACGTTTCCGTTCAGGATTACTAGAAATGCAGACTTGACGATACATGAAGAGGGTGCAGCAGATCTGCTGATCGAGATCGAAAGGTTCCTCAAGGAGCGTACGAAAGGGGCGGCAGTAAGGCTGGAGATCGATATCAGCAAAGATGACAGCATCAACGGTTCATTCCTGCGGAACGAACTGGGGCTCTCCGAGCAGGATGTCTACAAGTTTCATGGCCCGCTCGATCTGACTTTCCTGTTCGGACTGACCGCGTCCCTGGCAGACAGGTTCCCCCATCTGACGTATCCGCCGTTTACACCGCAGGAACCGAAATTCCTTTCCGGCAAAAATATATACGATAAGGCCCTGAAAGAGGACATATTCTTCCATCATCCGTTCGAAAGTTTCCAGCCAATCGTGGAATTCATGCGAGAAGCGGCGGAAAACCCTGATGTGCTGGCAATCAAGCAGACTCTCTACCGGGTGTCGAGCGATTCACCCATCATCGAGGCACTGAAGAATGCTGCAGAGAACGGCAAACAGGTGACTGTGCTCGTTGAACTGAAAGCACGGTTCGATGAGGAGAACAACGTGCAATGGGCAAAGGAGCTGGAAGATGCCGGATGCCATGTCATATATGGCATGCACTACCTGAAGACACACAGTAAAATCACGCTCGTGGTCAAACGGGTCGGCGGCAGGCTCGTTAGGTATGTCCATCTGGGCACCGGAAACTATAATGATTCCACCGCAAAGCTCTATAGCGACATGGGCATCGTGACCACTGACGAGGACATCGGCAACGATGCCATCAACTTCTTCAATTACCTGAGCGGCTATTCTCTGAAGCCTGATTACGAGGCACTGTACGTGGCGCCTTTCGACATCAGGGATCTGTTCGCCGAGTATATCGACAAGGAGATTGAACTGCACAAGGTGCATGGCAGAGGGTATATATTCGCCAAGATGAACTCGCTGACGGACAAGAAGATCATCAACAAGCTGCTGCAGGCCTCCCAGGAAGGAATCAAGGTGGATCTCGTCATACGGGGCATCTGCTGCCTGAAGCCCGGGATCGAAGGTGTCAGTGACAATATAAGGGTCATCAGCATCGTCGGCAGATTTCTTGAGCATTCAAGGATCTACTACTTCCATCATAATGGCGAGGAGAAGATGTTCCTTTCTTCAGCGGATATGATGACACGGAACATGATCAAAAGGGTGGAGATCCTCTTCCCGATCAAAGATCCGGCAATCCTTGAAGAGATAAAATCCATCAGCCGTCTGTATCTGATGGACAACATCAAGGCACGCGTGCAGAAGTCCGATGGCACATATGAATATGTCGACAATGGATATGAACCGAACAGTGCGCAGATTGAACTGATGCGGCGTGCCGAGAGGCATGGCAGGGAACAGCTCGTCCAGAAAGAGAACCAGCTGCTCCTCAAAGTCAAAAGCCGCTTCAGAAGAAGGAAATAG